Below is a window of Mucilaginibacter ginkgonis DNA.
ACGGCGAAGCCGCGCAAGGGTACAGGTTTTGGGCTGAGTGGTATGCAGCGCCGTTTGCATTTGATATACACCCGCAATGATCTGGTTGAAACTTTCACCAATGATAATATCTTTACAACCATTATAAAAATTCCGCAGGTATGAAAAAAGCACTGATCATTGACGACGAACCACTGGCCCGAATGGTGGTTTTAGAATATCTGCAGGGTTTTAACGATATAGAGGTTTTACAGGAATGCGGCGATGGATTTGATGGCATGAAAGCAATTATGCAGCACCAGCCCGACCTGATATTTCTTGATGTGCAAATGCCAAAAATCAATGGCTTTGAGATGCTGGAGTTGTTAGAGCAACCGCCGGCTGTAATTTTTTGTACTGCGTTTGACGAGTTTGCTATAAAAGCCTTTGAAGCACATGCCATTGATTACCTGCTTAAACCCTTTAGCAAGGAGCGATTTGGTAAAGCGGTAGATAAATTTTTAGCGCAGGCGCCAGCCGCTGCGGTAGACCAGAAAAAACAAACCGAAGAATTGTTAGATGAGGTTGCGCAAAACCAACCTGTGCATGATCGCATTGTGGTGAAGACCGGCACTAAGGTTAAGATCATCCCGGTGCATGATGTACTGTACCTTGAAGCCGATGACGATTACGTAAGCATAAATACTGCTGAGGGACGATTCCTCAAAAACAAAACGATGAGCTTTTTCGAGAAAGTGCTAGATCCGCGTCAATTCGTGCGTGTTCACCGATCGTTTATTGTTGCCATAGACCAAATCACCCGTATAGACCCTTACGAAAAGGACTCGCACATTGCCATCTTAAAATCGGGCGCCAAAATACCCGTTAGCAAAACCGGGCACGGTAAATTAAAGCAAGTGTTGGGGATATAAGTGGGTGCCGGATATTACGCTAAAGTCCTTTCCCGTTCATCGCGCTCGGCCGTAGTTGTACAAAATCACTTGCTTTGCTTCACATTTATAATCATCTTCGGTTATGAAAAAATTACAACTATCAATTCTCATTATATCGCTTGTCTCTATTTGTACAATCGCGAACGGACAGTCGAGCGGCGACTTCTATCAAATTAATGTCTATCATACAGCAAGCCAGGCTCAACTGGATTCTGTTAATACGTACATCAAAAATAACTACGTTGCACAGTTACATAATGCAGGATTTAGTAAAGTGGGCGTGTTTATGCCCATTGCCAATGATACGAGTGCAGATAAGCGGATAGTGGTACTTATCCCTTTGAAGAGTCTTGATCAACTATCAAAAATTGCTTTAGATGCGGCAGCGCCAAAATACAAACGTTTAGAGAGCATTGTTTTGAGCGCCTTCCCGGACGCTCCTAAATGGCAGATGCCTGAATTAAAAGGCAATGTTAAAGACCGTGTTTATGAATTACGCAGCTATGAAAGTGCTACTGAAGAACGCCATCAAAAGAAAGTAGAGATGTTTAATAAGGGCGGCGAAGTAAAGCTTTTCAAACGCCTTGACTTTAACGCGGTTTTTTATGCAAAAGTGCTTATTGG
It encodes the following:
- a CDS encoding LytR/AlgR family response regulator transcription factor, which produces MKKALIIDDEPLARMVVLEYLQGFNDIEVLQECGDGFDGMKAIMQHQPDLIFLDVQMPKINGFEMLELLEQPPAVIFCTAFDEFAIKAFEAHAIDYLLKPFSKERFGKAVDKFLAQAPAAAVDQKKQTEELLDEVAQNQPVHDRIVVKTGTKVKIIPVHDVLYLEADDDYVSINTAEGRFLKNKTMSFFEKVLDPRQFVRVHRSFIVAIDQITRIDPYEKDSHIAILKSGAKIPVSKTGHGKLKQVLGI
- a CDS encoding NIPSNAP family protein, producing the protein MKKLQLSILIISLVSICTIANGQSSGDFYQINVYHTASQAQLDSVNTYIKNNYVAQLHNAGFSKVGVFMPIANDTSADKRIVVLIPLKSLDQLSKIALDAAAPKYKRLESIVLSAFPDAPKWQMPELKGNVKDRVYELRSYESATEERHQKKVEMFNKGGEVKLFKRLDFNAVFYAKVLIGSRMPNLMYMTSFDNMTAHDEHWKAFGADAEWKQLSGLPEYANTVQHIDITLMHAADYSDIK